The Methyloceanibacter stevinii sequence GGCCGAAACAGACACGGACGATACCGAAGGGACGGTGACCGCAAGCAGCGGGATGCGCCCCTCCCGTGCCGCCATCGAAGCCGCGCTGACCCAATTCATCGGCGATATCGAGCAGGTTCCGCCCCGCTTCTCGGCGCTGAAGGTCGACGGCGCGCGTGCCTACGATCTGGCGCGCGACCAAGAGGAATTCGAGCTGGCACCCCGGACGGTCACGATCGACCGTCTGACGCTGGTGGAGCAGCCGGACCCGGACCATTGCGTCCTGGAGGCCGATTGCGGCAAGGGCACCTATGTCCGGGCGCTGGCGCGGGATCTCGGCCGGGCCCTTGGGTGCCTGGGACATATCTCGGCCCTGCGGCGAACACGGGTCGGCGGCTTCACCGTCGACCAGGCGGTCACTCTCGAAGCGGTGGAGCAGGCCGCGGAGGAGGGCCGGGAGGCGCTCCTGGCCCTCCTGCAGCCCGTCGAGACGGCGCTTACCGACCTGCCCGCACTGCCCGTCAGCCCTGCGGATGCCGCCAATATTCGCCTGGGGCGCGCAGTTCTGCTGCGGGGGCGGGATGCGCCGATCATGGCCGGTGCCGCCTATGCGGTATCAAGGGGGGCTCCCGTCGCCATCGGCGAGGTCGCCCAAGGGGAATTCCACCCCTCCAGGGTCTTTGTTCTGCCCGAATAGCCCCCCAAATAGCACTGGCCTCGGGGACGATTATCCCTATAGTGCAGCGGTTGCTTGGGGGCCCTCGCGATTTTCGCAGCCTTGCCCCGCAATCAGATCCGACCGCGCTGGACGACATCCCGGCCCGG is a genomic window containing:
- the truB gene encoding tRNA pseudouridine(55) synthase TruB, giving the protein MGRRRKGQAVSGWLILDKPEGLTSTKAVGRTRWLFDAQKAGHAGTLDPLATGVLPVAFGEATKTVPFAVDGAKTYRFTVRFGAETDTDDTEGTVTASSGMRPSRAAIEAALTQFIGDIEQVPPRFSALKVDGARAYDLARDQEEFELAPRTVTIDRLTLVEQPDPDHCVLEADCGKGTYVRALARDLGRALGCLGHISALRRTRVGGFTVDQAVTLEAVEQAAEEGREALLALLQPVETALTDLPALPVSPADAANIRLGRAVLLRGRDAPIMAGAAYAVSRGAPVAIGEVAQGEFHPSRVFVLPE